Proteins encoded in a region of the Streptomyces sp. PCS3-D2 genome:
- a CDS encoding aminotransferase class I/II-fold pyridoxal phosphate-dependent enzyme — translation MQRTVAEGRGPVRYGPPAPQPGLPVISELVSVLGAAAGRCSAQPPGGGASLREAACRYWGRRGLAASPQNVAAGPGAPALLLALLGAHGGDVMLPRPCPAWWTPQVRLLGRRAYHVPTPAECGGVPDPYALLETVRRVRAEGGDPRVLLLSVADDPTATVPPPELVREACEAAASAGLFVVSDESWRDTVHRPHDDLVLSPAEMLPEQAAVLVDLSGALLPAGWPAAVVRFPDTPRGDRLHAGTLDVLTATGAMVAGPVAGAAAHALDEPEAVAARAHAAARLHGQVAAAAYRELRAAGALARPPQAGRHLYADLTPLRAGLARHGVGDAMELEDWLGGRLGAPTPGGQRFADELGALRVRLSTGPLLGATPEERLAVLTARDPLALPHVRSSLDLLGSVLAELA, via the coding sequence ATGCAGCGCACGGTGGCGGAGGGCCGCGGGCCGGTCCGCTACGGCCCGCCCGCGCCCCAGCCCGGCCTGCCCGTGATCTCCGAGCTCGTCTCCGTCCTCGGCGCGGCCGCCGGGCGCTGCTCCGCGCAGCCACCGGGCGGCGGTGCGTCCCTGCGTGAGGCGGCCTGCCGGTACTGGGGTCGCCGCGGACTGGCCGCCTCACCGCAGAACGTCGCGGCGGGCCCCGGCGCCCCGGCGCTGCTCCTGGCCCTCCTCGGGGCCCACGGAGGCGACGTGATGCTGCCCCGGCCCTGCCCGGCCTGGTGGACCCCGCAGGTCAGGCTGCTCGGGCGGCGCGCCTACCATGTGCCGACCCCGGCCGAGTGCGGCGGCGTTCCGGACCCCTACGCCCTGTTGGAGACCGTACGGCGGGTCCGCGCCGAGGGCGGTGACCCGCGGGTGCTGCTGCTGTCGGTCGCGGACGACCCGACCGCGACCGTACCGCCGCCCGAGCTGGTGCGCGAGGCGTGCGAGGCCGCTGCGTCCGCCGGGCTGTTCGTCGTCAGCGACGAGAGTTGGCGCGACACCGTCCACCGGCCCCACGACGACCTCGTCCTGAGCCCTGCCGAGATGCTGCCCGAACAGGCGGCGGTCCTCGTCGACCTGTCCGGCGCACTGCTGCCGGCCGGCTGGCCGGCAGCAGTGGTCCGCTTCCCCGACACCCCGCGCGGGGACCGGCTGCACGCCGGCACCCTCGACGTCCTCACCGCCACCGGCGCGATGGTCGCCGGACCCGTGGCCGGTGCCGCCGCGCACGCCCTCGACGAACCCGAAGCGGTCGCCGCACGCGCTCACGCGGCCGCCCGCCTGCACGGCCAGGTGGCGGCCGCCGCGTACCGCGAGCTCCGCGCGGCGGGGGCGCTGGCCCGACCCCCGCAGGCCGGGCGGCACCTCTACGCCGACCTCACCCCGCTGCGCGCCGGACTCGCCCGGCACGGGGTCGGCGACGCCATGGAACTGGAGGACTGGCTCGGCGGCCGGCTCGGCGCGCCCACCCCGGGCGGACAGCGGTTCGCGGACGAACTGGGCGCACTGCGGGTCAGACTGTCCACCGGACCGCTGCTGGGCGCCACCCCCGAGGAGCGGCTGGCCGTGCTCACCGCCCGGGACCCGCTCGCGCTGCCCCACGTCCGGAGCTCCCTGGACCTCCTCGGATCGGTCCTGGCCGAGCTGGCCTGA
- a CDS encoding methyltransferase domain-containing protein encodes MDAAGETAGETAVYTHGHHESVLRSHRWRTAENSAAYLIGELRPGMTVLDVGCGPGTITADLARLVSPGGRVTAVDAAADVLARARAHVEERGLGGAVRFAVADVHALDLPDDSFDVVHAHQVLQHVGDPVRALREMRRVCRPGGIVAARDADYAAMTWYPATPGLDGWLDLYRRVARANGGEPDAGRRLRAWARRAGFTDVASSATAWCFATPQETAWWSDLWAERTTASGYADAAVRGGHATPGDLEAAAGAWHAWAADPDAWFTVLNGEVLCRA; translated from the coding sequence ATGGACGCGGCCGGGGAGACCGCCGGGGAGACCGCCGTCTACACGCACGGCCACCACGAGTCGGTCCTGCGCTCCCACCGCTGGCGCACCGCCGAGAACTCCGCCGCCTACCTGATCGGCGAGCTGCGCCCCGGCATGACGGTGCTGGACGTCGGCTGCGGCCCGGGCACCATCACGGCGGACCTGGCACGGCTGGTCTCTCCCGGCGGCCGAGTCACCGCCGTCGACGCGGCCGCGGACGTCCTGGCCCGGGCCCGGGCCCACGTGGAGGAGCGCGGTCTGGGCGGCGCCGTGCGCTTCGCCGTCGCGGACGTGCACGCGCTGGACCTCCCGGACGACTCCTTCGACGTGGTCCACGCCCATCAGGTCCTCCAGCACGTCGGGGACCCGGTACGGGCGCTGCGCGAGATGCGGCGGGTGTGCCGGCCGGGCGGCATCGTCGCCGCCCGCGACGCCGACTACGCGGCGATGACCTGGTACCCGGCGACGCCGGGGCTGGACGGATGGCTGGACCTGTACCGGCGGGTGGCCCGCGCCAACGGCGGCGAACCGGACGCGGGCCGCCGACTGCGGGCCTGGGCCCGCCGGGCCGGTTTCACGGACGTGGCCTCTTCGGCCACGGCCTGGTGCTTCGCCACCCCGCAGGAGACGGCGTGGTGGTCCGACCTGTGGGCCGAACGGACGACCGCCTCCGGGTACGCGGACGCCGCCGTCCGCGGCGGCCACGCGACGCCCGGCGATCTGGAGGCCGCGGCCGGGGCCTGGCACGCTTGGGCCGCCGACCCGGACGCCTGGTTCACGGTCCTGAACGGCGAGGTCCTGTGCCGGGCCTGA
- a CDS encoding TIGR03086 family metal-binding protein — MSDTLLERHAEALRFFGERVRAVKGDQWGAPTPCTEWTVRDLVNHVTGEQLWVPPLITEGRTLEELGDAFSGDVLGGDPVAAWDRASGAAHAAFAASGALERTVQLSFGPAPGAAYCSQLTADCVVHAWDLCRGIGADDRLPDTLVEFSIKEFMPYADALAASGMFAAPVEVAAGADAQTRLLAMAGREA; from the coding sequence ATGTCCGACACGCTGCTCGAACGGCACGCCGAAGCGCTGCGGTTCTTCGGTGAGCGGGTGCGCGCCGTGAAGGGCGACCAGTGGGGCGCGCCCACCCCGTGCACGGAGTGGACCGTCCGGGACCTGGTCAACCACGTCACCGGCGAGCAGCTCTGGGTCCCGCCGCTGATCACCGAGGGCCGCACCCTGGAGGAGCTCGGCGACGCCTTCTCCGGGGACGTGCTCGGTGGCGACCCGGTCGCCGCCTGGGACCGCGCCTCGGGCGCCGCGCACGCCGCCTTCGCGGCCTCCGGCGCGCTGGAGCGGACCGTGCAGCTCTCGTTCGGGCCCGCGCCCGGGGCGGCGTACTGCTCGCAGCTGACCGCGGACTGCGTCGTGCACGCCTGGGACCTCTGCCGCGGCATCGGCGCCGACGACCGGCTGCCCGACACGCTCGTCGAGTTCTCGATCAAGGAGTTCATGCCGTACGCCGACGCACTGGCGGCCAGCGGCATGTTCGCCGCGCCGGTCGAGGTTGCGGCCGGCGCGGACGCTCAGACCCGGCTGCTGGCGATGGCCGGGCGTGAGGCCTGA
- a CDS encoding MBL fold metallo-hydrolase encodes MRDRTDAAAPAPAAPSAGPPRPAGTPRAPLPSAPRPLGEHRRWPRSFADRLTTPLPGVRAFARLAREGAFRPGPEGLRGIPDLPYEPGPLPVTEAGAVSVTWAGHASWIVRTGGLTVLTDPVWSRRILGTPSRMTPVGVRWEDLPPVDAVVISHNHYDHLDAPTLRRLPRDTAFFVPAGLAGWFRRRGFTRVTDLDWWEAAELGGVRFEFVPAHHWSKRSLIDTCRSLWGGWILTDTLSPVPRKVYFAGDTGYGRWFREIGRRHPGIDLALLPVGAYAPRWWLGDVHADPEEAVRACVDLGARRMAPMHWAAFVLSAEPVMEPLHRTQAAWSRSGRPREDLWDLPVGASRSLPDPDPDPDPGPDPDSGPDLDSSPGPGAGPEPDAA; translated from the coding sequence ATGAGGGACCGGACGGACGCCGCCGCACCCGCCCCGGCCGCCCCCTCCGCGGGGCCCCCACGCCCGGCCGGCACCCCGCGGGCGCCGCTCCCGTCCGCCCCGCGCCCGCTCGGTGAACACCGCCGCTGGCCCCGCTCGTTCGCCGACCGGCTCACCACCCCACTCCCCGGAGTCCGCGCCTTCGCCCGGCTCGCCCGCGAGGGCGCCTTCCGGCCCGGCCCCGAAGGGCTGCGCGGCATCCCGGATCTTCCGTACGAACCGGGCCCGCTTCCCGTGACGGAGGCCGGCGCGGTGTCCGTGACCTGGGCCGGGCATGCCAGCTGGATCGTGCGGACCGGCGGACTGACCGTGCTGACCGACCCGGTCTGGTCCCGCAGGATCCTCGGCACGCCGTCTCGGATGACGCCCGTCGGAGTGCGCTGGGAGGACCTGCCCCCGGTGGACGCGGTCGTGATCAGCCACAACCACTACGACCACCTCGACGCCCCCACGCTCAGGCGGCTGCCCCGGGACACCGCCTTCTTCGTCCCCGCGGGCCTCGCAGGGTGGTTCCGCCGCCGCGGCTTCACCCGGGTCACCGACCTCGACTGGTGGGAGGCGGCCGAACTGGGCGGCGTACGGTTCGAGTTCGTCCCCGCCCACCACTGGTCGAAGCGGTCCCTGATCGACACCTGCCGGTCCCTGTGGGGCGGCTGGATCCTCACCGACACCCTGAGCCCCGTCCCGAGGAAGGTCTACTTCGCGGGAGACACCGGTTACGGCCGGTGGTTCCGCGAGATCGGCCGCCGCCACCCGGGCATCGACCTCGCCCTCCTGCCCGTCGGCGCGTACGCCCCGCGCTGGTGGCTCGGCGACGTCCACGCCGACCCGGAGGAGGCCGTCCGGGCCTGCGTCGACCTGGGGGCCCGGCGGATGGCCCCCATGCACTGGGCCGCGTTCGTGCTCTCCGCCGAACCGGTCATGGAGCCCCTGCACCGCACCCAAGCCGCCTGGTCCCGCTCGGGCCGGCCCCGCGAGGACCTCTGGGACCTCCCGGTCGGAGCGTCCCGCTCCCTGCCCGACCCCGACCCCGACCCCGACCCGGGCCCCGACCCCGATTCCGGCCCCGACCTCGATTCCAGCCCCGGGCCCGGCGCCGGTCCGGAGCCGGATGCGGCCTAG